ACCAGCATGACAAGCTGGTTCTTTGTCCCCAATGCGACATGCTGGTGGCTGTGCCTGATTTGGAACAAGGGAAAAAGGCGGTTTGCCCACGGTGTCACGCGTTACTGACAGCAAAGTGGAAAGAACCGCGTAATCAACCAACAGGCTATGCGTTAAGTGCACTCATCATGCTCTTTCTCGCTTGCCTGTTTCCTTTTGTCAGTATGAGTGTAGCGGGGATGGTGAGTGAAATAACGTTAACTCAGATCCCCAAGGTGATGTTCAGTGAAGACTATTCCAGCATGGCGGTGTTTTTCCTGATCTTTGTCCAGCTTGTACCGACATTTTGTATGATTGCCATCATCCTCTTATGTCAGAACGTCAAAATGGCGCGCCGCTTGAAAATAGAGCTGGCGCGTATTTTGTTTCAGATGAAAACGTGGTGTATGGCAGAAATCTTCCTCGCGGGCGTGCTGGTGAGCTTTGTTAAACTGATGGCGCATGGCGAAATCAGCATCGGCCTGAGTTTTTTCCCTTACTGCCTGTTCTGCCTGTTTCAGGTCAGGGCATTTCAGTGTCTCGACAGACATTGGTTTTGGAATGAAATCGCACCGGCGCCTACAGTTTGCCAACCCTTGCAGGCGGGAAAACCTGGCCTGGTGCAAGGAGTCAGGCTGTGCCAGTGCTGTACCGCAATCTTGCCTGCCCAACAATCTCGCTGCCCTCGTTGCCACACAAGGGGGAATGCTCGCCGTCGCAATAGCCTTCAGTACACAATGGCTCTGCTAATAACATCAGCCATACTTTATATTCCGGCGAATGTTTTGCCGATTATGGTTACTCAGGCTTTGGGGCAACAAATTAATTCCACCATTCTGGAAGGGATTATTTTACTTTGGAGTTCAGGCTCTTATCCGGTTGCTATGGTCATTTTTATTGCCAGTATCATGGTGCCGATTTTGAAAATGCTGGCAATTAGTTGGTTATGCTGGGATGCAACCAGCCAAACGAACCATGATTCCGAAAAGATGAACTTCATTTATGAAATGGTGGAATTTGTTGGGCGTTGGTCAATGATTGATGTATTCGTTATTGCCGTGCTATCCGCACTGGTTCGCATGGGGCAACTGATGAGTATCTATCCTGCCTTGGGAGCCGTACTGTTTGCACTGGTGGTTATTTTGACGATGTTTGCATCAACCATGTTCGATCCGCGGTTAACTTGGGACAAAGCCAATCGAAAATTTGAGCGACATAAAAATGAGGAGTCGTAAGGTGACGGATAAAGAAGAAGATCTGACTCAGGCCAGAATTCGTAAACTTAAGAGTTGGTCACCTGTATGGATCGTACCCATTATCACGGTGCTTATTGGGGCTTGGATACTGTTTTATCATTTCAGTCATCAGGGGCCAGAAGTCACACTGATAACGTCCAATGCGGAAGGTATTGAGGCAGGTAAAACGAAGATTAAAAGCCGCAGTGTTGACGTTGGCGTCGTTGAAAGCGTGTCTTTGAGCGAAAACCTGGGGCAAGTTATCATTAAAGCCCGCCTCAATGATGGTATGGAGCGCTTACTGCATAAAGATACGGCTTTCTGGGTAGTGAAACCCCAGATTGGCCGTGAGGGTGTTTCTGGCCTGAGTACCTTACTGTCCGGGGTTTTTATCGAATTACAGCCCGGCACAGAAGACGGGGAAGAAAACCGCTTTTCATTGCTTGAAGCCCCACCGCTTGCTTCCCCTGACGCAAAAGGGATTCGCCTTATTCTGACCAGCGACAAAGCAGGGCGATTAACGCCTGGCGATCCGGTGTTATTTCGGGGGTATCGCGTAGGTTCCGTTGAGGCCGGCACTTTCGATCCCACCTCCCGATTGGTTCGTTATCAAATTTTTGTTAAAGCCCCTTATGACGCTTTGCTGACCACCAATGTCAGATTCTGGAAAGACAGCGGTGTCACGTTTGACATGTCATCACAAGGCATACGGGTTGAAGTGGCTTCATTATCAACTCTGTTTGGTGCTGGTGTGAGTTTTGACGTGCCGAAAGGCTGGGAGCTGGGTAATCCCGTTAAAGAAAAGGAAATTTTCACACTTTATGATAGTGAGAAAAATATCCAAAACGCACTTTATACAGAACATACCGATTTTTTATTATTTTTCTCTGATTCTGTGCGTGGTTTGCAGCCGGGAGCGCCGGTCGAATTCCGGGGTATTCGGGTAGGAACGGTCGCAAAAGTTCCTTTTTCTATCGAAGGCATTAAGCAGCGTATCGACAATGACTTCCGTATCCCTGTCCTGATTCATGTTGAGCCTGGTCGATTTGTCAAAGAGTTAGGTAATGGACTTAACACAGACAAAGAATTAAAAGAAACGATTGCACGAGGCTTAAGAGCCACGTTGAAGTCAGGCAATTTATTGACAGGTGCGTTGTTTATTGATCTGGACTTTTTCGCTAATGAGAAACCCTGGGAAGGCCCATATGAAATCGCAGGTTATAAAACCCTGCCTACGGTAAGTGGTGGTTTGGCGCAAATTCAACAGAAAGTCATCATGGCATTGGATAAGATCAATGGCATGCCGATAGAACCGGTTTTTGTTCAGGCAACGCAGACACTGGAAGAGAGCCGGAAAACCATTAAAACAGCCCAGAAAACAATGGATGAGTTAAACCGTATTCTTGCGAGTAAAGAAGCACAGGGGCTACCTAAAGATATACAAAATACATTACATGAGTTGAATCGCAGTATGCGGGGCATTCAGCCAGGCTCACCCGCTTATAGTCAATTGATGGATAATATGCAGCGGTTGGATCAGGTATTACGTGAATTGCAACCTGTTTTGCAGACACTCAATAATAAGAGTAATGCCTTGGTATTTGAAGCAGAAGCGGTCAAAGATCCTGAACCTAAAAAGGCACCTAACTGATGAAAAAATTGATGGCAAGATTGGCATTTTTTATCACTGCCAGTGTATTTATTGTTGGAAGTGGGCTTATTTCGGGGTGTAGCAGTCGTCAACCACAAAAAACCTATTATCAGTTACCGATCTTGACCCACTTAGCATCGGAAAAAGAGTCGGAAGGCAAGTTGGGGGCTAAACATGAACGGCAGCTATGGGTAAAAAGGGTTAACCTTTCTGACTATCTTGCCGCTCCCGGCATTGCGTATCAGACGGGAAAGGTGAGCTATATCAATGCGTCGAACCATTTATGGGCCAGCCCATTGCAACAACAATTACAACAAATATTGATCTCTGAACTGAGCGCGGCATTTCCACATCGTTTGGTGTCTGGACAGGAATTAGAACCAGACGCAGATGCGTTGGATATCACAATAACGGCTTTTCACGGGCGCTATGATGGTCAGGTATTGATTGAAGGTTACTGGCTATTGTCTAACCCAGATAAGGTAATTAAGCGGCCATTTAACCTTAAGCTGAAACAGGAAAAAGATGGCTATGCTGAATTAGTTCTTACTTTGGCAAAGGGTTATAGCCAGTTAGCCGAATCTATCGCCAGACAACTCTCTTTGCAACGTTAACAAGCCACCTCCGCCATCGCGGAGGTGCTCAGCATTGGCAACAGAGAAGTTGATAAACTTTTGGTTGCCAATGTGAATGGATTAAAAAGCACTGGTATCTTTAAACAAGCCTACTTTCAAATCAGTCGCAGTATAAATCAGTTTACCATCGACCAGAACCTCACCATCAGCCAGTCCCATAATTAATTTGCGATTAATGACACGCTTAAAATTAATGCGATAGGTCACTTTCTTGGCCGTTGGTAATACTTGCCCGGTGAATTTGACTTCCCCAACACCGAGTGCGCGGCCTTTGCCTTCTCCGCCAACCCAGCCCAGGAAGAAACCCACAAGCTGCCACATGGCATCAAGGCCAAGGCAGCCCGGCATAACAGGATCATTGACAAAATGACAATCAAAAAACCACAACTCAGGGTTGATGTCGAGTTCAGCTTCGACATACCCCTTATCGTAAGTACCACCGGTTTCTGACATTTTCGTGATGCGATCCATCATCAGCATATTGCCAGAAGGCAGCGGTGGCCCATTCTCACCAAACAATTTACCTTGCCCGGAGGCGTGAAGTTCTTCTTTCGTGTAGGACTCTTGTTTTTTAAACATACTCTCAGGTTGCCTCATAATCGTGTAAGGCTAGAGAATAGCGTACACTTGTACGCTCAACAACTCCGATCAGATAACGATGGAGTTAACCTAGCCAGCGTAAAAACCATGGAAGTCGAGGTCGTTCTTGAATATTAGCCTGTGTAATGCGTTCACGTATCATGGCTAACAAGTGTTCTTTTTGTAGATCATTCTGTTGATCATGCTCTTGTAGGTCAGGATCATGCGGATCATAGTAGAGCATACCCGTTAACAGTGACGCAGCTTCAGAGACATGCTCAACCGCCCAAATATGAAATTGCCCATTTTTTACCGCATTAATAACATCTTGGTTCAGGCACAAATGTTGAATATTTGCGACTGGAATAATGACACCTTGATGGCCGGTTAGCTCGCGGTGGCGACATATGCGGAAGAAACCCTCAATTTTTTCATTAACGCCACCGATAGGCTGTACATAACCGAATTGATCCACCGCACCCGTCACGGCAATTTGCTGATCGATAGGCTGTTGTGACAAGGTGCTGATAAGGGCGCATAATTCGGCGAGTGACGCGCTGTCCCCATCTATTTCACCATAGGATTGTTCAAATACGATAGAAGCAGAGAACGGCTGTGGTTGATCTAATTTCAATTCAGAAATTAAATAAGCCTGCATAATCATCATGCCTTTTGCATGAATGTTGCCGCCTAACTCAACCTTACGTTCCACATCAACAAATTCCCCATCCCCTAAGTGCGCAACACAACTGATACGGGAAGGTTCTCCCAGTGGGGTAGGGTGCCCGGGATATTCGAGTACGGATAACCCATTGATTTGGCCAATAACTGAGCCTTGCGTATGAATCAATACCTGACCTTTCAGAATTTCATCCATACTGCGTTCGGCCAAATAGCCATGACGCCAAATACGATTATTTTCCGCTTGTTGCAGGGAATGTTGGGTAATCTGTTGTTCCTGATGATAATTGGCCGCGGCTGCTAATTTCTGCTGCAACCATTGCATATCCAGTGGCAACCGGCATTGATCTTCGGTATAACGCACAGCGAGTTTAATTAACTCAGGCCAGGCATCGGCGCTCAGTGGCGGCAAGTTTTGCTGCTGAATGATCCCATTAACGTATCGGCACCATACCGCCAAATCATCTTCTTCATGAAAGGGCATATCCAGCTCAAATTCGCCATACAACGCGCTGCTTGCCAGTTCAGGTTCAATGGCTTGTAGCTCTTCGAGACTGAGCCTGTCTCCGACCAAAACCAGACGCAGATCCAATTCCATTGACGGTATCGGTAAGGGGAGAGAGCGGTTTTCATCGTGAGAAAGCCAATCAAAACGACGCTGAATAATCATCTGCTTGAGACGAACCCACATCAATGGCTGCGAGAGCAGGGTACGCAGGGGCAAAACCAAGACCCCCCCGTTGACCTGATGGATAAGACCGGGTTGCAGTTGAATGACCTCTTGATAGGTATAGAGATTGCCGAACAATTGCTCAGGTTCAATCCACTCACGGTAAGCAACGCGCTTGGTTGGCGCAAAAAGCCCTTCGCCTGAAGAGTGCCAAGTCATGGTTTGATGCTCTATCTGATAATAACCGCCGATATCTGGACAGTCCTTCGGCAACAAAGAGGAAATGGCATCGGATAAAAGGGACAGATAAACATCACTCTCTTCTGCCTTTAACAGCATAAAAGGTTGACGCAGGGAGGTCTGACAAAAAAGGGATAACCCATTGTGCAGTCTGGGTTGAACCACATCCATTGTGATGGGGGACAATTCAGCGACAGAATTAAAGAGGGCCTGATAAGGCGCATTGTTTGGCTGTAATGCCTGCCAGTCTAGTTTTATATTCGTCAAAGTGATAGCTACGTCATAGAGTAAACAAGGAAACATTTATTATACAAGATTAAGCCGTGAACCAACATGCCAGAATTTTGCAAGAAACGCCATTTGAGCCAGCGTTTTTATTACTTGTAAAATATGCCAATATTCGTGTTGCTATAGGCAAATTAAAGAAATAATTGCTATGCTTAATTTAAGTTACGCTGTCACTGAGAGATGAAATGAAATATCAACAATTGGAAAATCTGGAATGTGGCTGGAAATGGGCTTATTTGGCAAAAAAACACCGTGAAGGTGAGCCGATTACTAAATACATTGAAAAAAGTGCCGCACAAGATGCAGTCAATAACTTAATGAATTTAGAAAGCGAGCCAGTCAAGGTACTAAAATGGATTGCCCAGCATATGAATCCGGATTTATCCAACCGAATGAAGCAAACGATTCGGGCACGGCGTAAACGTCATTTTAATGCTGAACACCAACACTCGCGTAAGAAATCCATTGATTTGGATTTTCATGTCTGGCAGCGGCTTTCAGCACTTTCCCAACGGCGCGGCAATACCTTGTCAGAAACGATCATACAGCTATTGGAAGATGCTGAATATCGGGAAAAATATACGCATCAAATGTCGAGTTTGAAGCAGGATTTGGAAGCAATATTAGGCAAATAGCTTCCTAATAAACAGAAAAATAGCTGAAAAACAAAAACCCCATTAAATGGGGTTTTTGATAAATCAATTATAACAGTATTTAGTTAGCCGCTTGTGGCTGAGTCACCACTTCGGTCGTGCCCTGAATGTTGATAATGACACGACGATCTGGAGCCAGGCAGTCGATAAGTTTAGCGCGAACTTTAATGCTATCACAGGTAGAGCCTGTGACAGGATCTACCTTACCGCGACCTTCTGCCTGAATGCTGTCTGCTGGGATACCTTTAGCGACCAGATAATCTACAACGGACTGAGCACGTTTCTGAGACAGTGGCAGGTTGTAGTTTTGGCTGCCGATGCGGTCGGTGTAACCGAGTACCACAACCTTGCCCTGAGTTGGGTCGATTTTAGCCAGTTGGTTATAAAGGTTGTCCAGTTCCTGTTTACCTTCTGCTTTCAGAGTAGATTTGTTGAAATTGAACAGAACATCAGAGCGCAGGGTAAAGCTCTTGCTTTCAACGATAGGCGCCGGCGCTGGCGCAACTGGAGGTGCTACTGGTGCAACAACTGGCGCAGCTTCATCTTGACCGAAACGGTAAGAAACACCCACACTCAGCAGGCCGTTATCTGGACGGGCACCAACGGTAGTCGCATCACCGATGTTATTAACCCACTGATAGTCCAGACGGGTTGCCAGATTTTTGGTCAGTGCGTACTCGACACCAATCGCGGCCAGAGGAGAAACACCTGTGTCGTTGTTTTTCAGTCTGCGCTGGTCATTTGCACCTGTTCCAGCAACTGCATTGGCATTATAGGTTGCAGAGGAGTCCGCACGCCATACCATACCGCCAAGACGAGTATAAACATCCAGATTGTCCAGCACTGGGTAGCTCAGTTTAGTGGTCAGTTGAACGCCTTGAGCACGGAAAGCACCGTTATTAACGCTGCCCTTATAAGCGATACGGCCTAACCAATCGTAACCCAGTTCAAAACCCAGATATGGGTTTGCTTGATAGCCGACATAAGCACCTGCACCCAACTGGTTTTTGTGGGCAGAACCGTTGCCAATCTGGTCATTATAACCATTGCCGTAGAAATTTACGTCATGGTATTGAGACCAACCCAGCTTAGCACCGGTATACCAAGTGTTGTCCTTTGGAGCTGCTTGAGCAGCAGTTGCGAAAGCTGCCACTGCCATTGCTACTGCGATAGCTGTCTTTTTCATTGTACGCCTCGTTATCATCCAAATAGGCAATTGGCTTTAAAAGCCTTATTGTTAGCCACTGGTTAAAATGTTCTGTTAGGTAACCATGCTTTAATCAGAAGATCTGTTCTGAAATATAAGAGCGGTAAGCACAACTCCCTAAACTGTGTAAAGTCTACAACGAAGTTAAAAAGTTACAAGTACACTGTGACACATGGCACAAAATTTTTAATTTTAGACTGACATAAAATAAGTATTTTTGACGAACATTTACAATTTTTACATTATTAATATAGTGATTTTCATTACAAACAATAATGATTCTCAATGAATAGTTCATTTTTTATAAAAAATATTAAGACTAATCCTAATATTGGTTAATGATGATTTTAATTAATGATAGTAATTAGAGTGAATTTGTAGCCTATTTGTTTTTGGCAATTTTGTTTGTGAAAATTGAGGTAATAAATTTTGTGGGCGCATAATAAAGCCAAGTGTAATTCCTTTTTGCGCAGCGATTTGTAGCGTATTGAATTGATATTCTGATAATTCGGGTAACCAACCTAATACAATACTGTAATTACCACTCGCCAGCGCTTTTTCCATAGCACTCACCGAAGCGATAGGGCAAATTTGACTGAGTTGGACAACTTTATTTAGGGGCAGGTTGGCCTCCATTAACCACCGACGGCTTAATTTCTTATTAGGATTTACCCAAAGTAACCATCGCTCTTCTTTTCCTGATTGACGTAATAAAGGAAGAAGAATGTGATTAATGACAGCATGATGTTCACTGTAGATCAGCTCACTAACTACACCTTTTATCGGGTTTATCGGATGTGAAATGTATTGGGGTGGCTCTACAAAAGAGACTCTTTTCACGGTCATCCCAACCCTTGTTTTGTCTGTTTTATGTTCGTGCTCTGTTGTGCCGGCTGCTGTTGTTCTTTTCTCAGAGAGATATTTCCACGCTGTTCGGATGCTCATAATGTTCCTCGCCACAGGTCGCTGTTATGATAAGCTGTATATTTATACAGTATAACGCTATTTGATTAAAAGCAAGTCCCTTTTTTTCAAAGCGCTTCGCAAAAATTTACAGAAATTAGCATTTTCCTGACTTAACGATTGGCAGTTGGAAATAGATTGCGTATGGTTTTAATTAGTTGTTCTTGTTATCTATTTTATTAATAACAAGCATGATCAACCATTGCGTTGGAATGTGATTCATGGAGCGATAAAAATGTTGTTATCCGGAGATCGTTTTGCTCAATTGCAACATGGCGTATCTGCACTGGGCAAAATCAAGAAAAAATCTCAATTTGGGGGCATTGGGTTGCTAATCGATGGGATTTTATTTGCTATCAGTTCTGATGGAGAGTTTTATTTACGAGGTAATAGTCACGTCGAAGTATTATTTAAGGCCAGGGGAATGGAGAAATTTATTTACTCAAAAAGAGGAATACCTGTGACTTTACGGTATTATCGTGTTAGTGAATCACTTTGGCAGAATCAAAAACAGTTATCCGAATATGTAAATTTAGCCTATCAATACAGTATGAAAGAGATCATTGATAGACAGAAAATACCGATTAGGCTTAAAGATCTCCCTAATTTAGGGATCGCTTTAGAGAGGCAATTATGGAAAGTGGGTATCTCTAAAGTAGAAGAATTACGAATTGTGGGTGCAAAAGCGGCTTACCTCAAACTCCAGCAACAGAGGAAAAAAACCAACATCAATTTGTTATTTGCTTTGGCAGGGGCAATAGAAGGATGTCATGTTGCGGTATTACCCGAAAAATTGCGTGACGAATTAATTAGCTGGCACAGTGAATTGGTTCACCATCATTCAGATCCTTATTCATCATGAATGAAAATGGGTGAATAGGGGCGTGGTGCCCCTATTTTCTAAATTCATGCAATATCTTATGCAGGGATTGAAGTTTTTTGGGTAACGTGCTTTTCTGCTATAGATTGAATTGCATGGCTTAATATTGCCGGATCATGTGCAAAATCATTCAGCGAAATATGATGAACCTGAGCAATAGCGGATAACCCTTTTAGTAAATGGCTGGCAGAGTGATTAAAGGGGTGTTCGGTGACCAGTATAATCGGACGGTTTAAGGCGGAAGCCCAGCCTAATTCGATATGGGTGCCGTCCGTCCTGATGAGTTGTTTTTGTTGTGGGCAGACGGGCAAAATGGCAACAAAAATATCACACTGCTCCATCCATTGGCGATCCCGTTGGGAAACTTCCTCTGGTGTATATAAGTGTGTTGTTCCGCCAAATTGCTCTGTACGATGGGCTGAAAAAACTTCTGTACCGAGTGATTCCAATTGGCAAATAGCAGATTTAATGTGAACTTGTAAATTATTGTCTAATACCCTGAGTCTTAATGCATGTTGAATAGGGCCGCCAATAAAAACTTTAAGATTAGAAAATAACATAGACATAGGGTTACCTCTTATGGAAATAAGATCTTGTGTTTATCAGAGTAGGTAATAATGATTTGTTTTTATACAAATATCATCAGGCTATTATTTGAATAAATTATACTTTTCATTATTGTGTTATATTTAGATTATGCTGCCATCTTTCAATTTTTGCTTGGAAAACCTATTTTCAATATAATCAACAATAATGTCATCTGCACTTTTTTGAATCATGTCATTTTCGGAAATGTCGCTTTGGAAAATATCGTGACAAAAATTGATGTTGTTTTTTTCCTTTGCAAGGAATTGGCTGATCATATCCATCGCTCGTTTTCTTTCTGTGGGGGTATTAATAAATAAGTCATTACATTTTTTAATTAACGCTAACCCCTCTTTCTCTGGCAAGTATAGAGGAATATCAGGGTAACCATATTCTGATTGCCATAAAAAACCGTGTTCATGACTATAATAATGTTGTAGATAAACGTCTAATTGTAATTGCTGACTATAATTTTGTGGTGGTAAGAAAAAAACATCTTTATTAAGAGCGACACACTCATAAAATGTTGTAAGACCAGGATTGGCTAATACTTTATGGGCACGATGTAATTTGTGCAGAAAATCCTGCCTTGCAAAACAGCCAATATCAATATGAGGATGTGTTTTGGCAAACATTTCTGCCAGGTTGACGATCGTTTTGCCTCCACCCGCAATAGTAATCTTGGTTTCCTGTTGCAAATAAGGAATAGACAATAGTTCTTTCAGAAAATGGTAATAAAAATCGGTGGTATCGGCATAGACGGTATCAATCCCCCCCAGTGTAATTAACACGCCTTCTGGTGGATGGTCATCTGTCATACGTTCATCCATCATATATTGTTGCAGGGAGCTATGAAGAATTGGGGGTATTACTTGATAAGTGCCGAGCTTATCTTGGAATCGTTCAATATTGCGTTCTATTCCGTGAAAATTCTGAATAAATGTTTTCTCGGTTTGGTGCAGATCGACCTGAAGATTATCCCACATCCAAAATAGCGTATCGATATAGATAATGGTGGTATCAAGTTTCGAGACGAAATTAATCGAATTAGGGTTAGTATTGCTGATATACAAGTCTGCACCTGAAATAAGTTCAGCGTAGCGTGAAAGCTCGCTAACAGAAGTGGTATCACATTCATAAATGGCATCAAATAAGCCGGATTTTTGGCCTAATTGCGAAGAAGTGAGTGTACCTAACAAAATAAATTTAGTACCTGATATGAATTTATTTCGACGCTTTAATTTCTCCACCACATTTAATGTGGTGGAGATCGGGCCAAAACAGAATGGATCAGCGTCAAATATAATATAGGGAGCATTTTTCAACATGTTATGTTCTCATAAAGGAATATTTACATTTTCTATATCAAATTGTTTAGTATAAGGACAATATAAAAAAGTACTGCCATGAAGATGATTAAGATGCCATCGCCCGGAAAGATTGAGATCGCGTGTCATTAAATGAGCCAGGAAAATATTGTGCAAATTTTGATGGGAGACAATCATTCGCATGGAAGACATTGAAAGCTCATCACCCACTTGCATGATAAAACGATGAATTCTGTTGGCGGCATCCGTTACCTGTTCTGAATTTTTGAAAGGCAAATCAAGGGGGGTATAGAGCAAACGATGGGCATAATCCTCACCATAACGACGTGGGATATCTGCCAGTTTCATGCCAATAAGCTCTTGCGGGAAGAACTCACAAAGTGCCTGCGTTTCTTGTAATAAACAAGATTGATTGGCCGAACTGAGTGCGTGGGCAGTTTCCAGTGCCCGGCGTTGAGGTGAAGTGTAAATCGTTTGCCACGGCAGTTTCCCCAGTATTCGGATACCGATGTCTTTAGCCTGTTTGATGGAAGTATCATCAAGGGCGATGATGTTATCTTCAGGGCAATAATCCAGATGATCCAATGGAATAATTTGTCCATGCCTGATCCACAGTATCTTTAGGGGAGGGATGGGGCCATTATAATGCATGCGTTCATCGACTTGATGGCTCGAAAGCCCAAGGGATTGCCAAAAACAATTGGCATTTTTACCGACATCGGTTTCCAGATGAACCTGAGTGGCGCCGTGGCGACGCCCCCATTGCAACATGGCGTGCCATAATCCATGACCTAGCTTTTGGCGCTGGTATTCATCCCTGATATAAAATTCAGCAATATTCAGGGTGACTTTTTCTTCTCGTTCAAGTTCTTCCCGCTCAAGATATACATTGGCTAATCCCGCCAATTGCCCGGTATTCAGTAACAAAAACAGCCCCCTGTCACCTTGCAGGATGCGTTGTTCAAGGGCCACATGGTTCTCTTTTGCTATCTCTTCTTCTGACAGATCCCCAAAAACGTCCGGCCAATGGCGCTGAAAATATTCGCCATAAAGATGAAGAAATGAATCCCACAAGGGAGATTGAGGGGTAACTTGTTTGAGTTCTAACATTTTACTGACTCCATTCAACTCTGGGTGAACTGAACATCAACATGACTTTCTCACACCATTGGTGATAATTTTCGTTGGAAAGCCCTTTTTCTTGCCGGGGTTCA
This genomic interval from Xenorhabdus doucetiae contains the following:
- the pqiA gene encoding membrane integrity-associated transporter subunit PqiA, which translates into the protein MLVAVPDLEQGKKAVCPRCHALLTAKWKEPRNQPTGYALSALIMLFLACLFPFVSMSVAGMVSEITLTQIPKVMFSEDYSSMAVFFLIFVQLVPTFCMIAIILLCQNVKMARRLKIELARILFQMKTWCMAEIFLAGVLVSFVKLMAHGEISIGLSFFPYCLFCLFQVRAFQCLDRHWFWNEIAPAPTVCQPLQAGKPGLVQGVRLCQCCTAILPAQQSRCPRCHTRGNARRRNSLQYTMALLITSAILYIPANVLPIMVTQALGQQINSTILEGIILLWSSGSYPVAMVIFIASIMVPILKMLAISWLCWDATSQTNHDSEKMNFIYEMVEFVGRWSMIDVFVIAVLSALVRMGQLMSIYPALGAVLFALVVILTMFASTMFDPRLTWDKANRKFERHKNEES
- the pqiB gene encoding intermembrane transport protein PqiB: MTDKEEDLTQARIRKLKSWSPVWIVPIITVLIGAWILFYHFSHQGPEVTLITSNAEGIEAGKTKIKSRSVDVGVVESVSLSENLGQVIIKARLNDGMERLLHKDTAFWVVKPQIGREGVSGLSTLLSGVFIELQPGTEDGEENRFSLLEAPPLASPDAKGIRLILTSDKAGRLTPGDPVLFRGYRVGSVEAGTFDPTSRLVRYQIFVKAPYDALLTTNVRFWKDSGVTFDMSSQGIRVEVASLSTLFGAGVSFDVPKGWELGNPVKEKEIFTLYDSEKNIQNALYTEHTDFLLFFSDSVRGLQPGAPVEFRGIRVGTVAKVPFSIEGIKQRIDNDFRIPVLIHVEPGRFVKELGNGLNTDKELKETIARGLRATLKSGNLLTGALFIDLDFFANEKPWEGPYEIAGYKTLPTVSGGLAQIQQKVIMALDKINGMPIEPVFVQATQTLEESRKTIKTAQKTMDELNRILASKEAQGLPKDIQNTLHELNRSMRGIQPGSPAYSQLMDNMQRLDQVLRELQPVLQTLNNKSNALVFEAEAVKDPEPKKAPN
- the pqiC gene encoding membrane integrity-associated transporter subunit PqiC; this encodes MARLAFFITASVFIVGSGLISGCSSRQPQKTYYQLPILTHLASEKESEGKLGAKHERQLWVKRVNLSDYLAAPGIAYQTGKVSYINASNHLWASPLQQQLQQILISELSAAFPHRLVSGQELEPDADALDITITAFHGRYDGQVLIEGYWLLSNPDKVIKRPFNLKLKQEKDGYAELVLTLAKGYSQLAESIARQLSLQR
- the fabA gene encoding bifunctional 3-hydroxydecanoyl-ACP dehydratase/trans-2-decenoyl-ACP isomerase; protein product: MFKKQESYTKEELHASGQGKLFGENGPPLPSGNMLMMDRITKMSETGGTYDKGYVEAELDINPELWFFDCHFVNDPVMPGCLGLDAMWQLVGFFLGWVGGEGKGRALGVGEVKFTGQVLPTAKKVTYRINFKRVINRKLIMGLADGEVLVDGKLIYTATDLKVGLFKDTSAF
- a CDS encoding AAA family ATPase; amino-acid sequence: MTNIKLDWQALQPNNAPYQALFNSVAELSPITMDVVQPRLHNGLSLFCQTSLRQPFMLLKAEESDVYLSLLSDAISSLLPKDCPDIGGYYQIEHQTMTWHSSGEGLFAPTKRVAYREWIEPEQLFGNLYTYQEVIQLQPGLIHQVNGGVLVLPLRTLLSQPLMWVRLKQMIIQRRFDWLSHDENRSLPLPIPSMELDLRLVLVGDRLSLEELQAIEPELASSALYGEFELDMPFHEEDDLAVWCRYVNGIIQQQNLPPLSADAWPELIKLAVRYTEDQCRLPLDMQWLQQKLAAAANYHQEQQITQHSLQQAENNRIWRHGYLAERSMDEILKGQVLIHTQGSVIGQINGLSVLEYPGHPTPLGEPSRISCVAHLGDGEFVDVERKVELGGNIHAKGMMIMQAYLISELKLDQPQPFSASIVFEQSYGEIDGDSASLAELCALISTLSQQPIDQQIAVTGAVDQFGYVQPIGGVNEKIEGFFRICRHRELTGHQGVIIPVANIQHLCLNQDVINAVKNGQFHIWAVEHVSEAASLLTGMLYYDPHDPDLQEHDQQNDLQKEHLLAMIRERITQANIQERPRLPWFLRWLG
- the matP gene encoding macrodomain Ter protein MatP is translated as MKYQQLENLECGWKWAYLAKKHREGEPITKYIEKSAAQDAVNNLMNLESEPVKVLKWIAQHMNPDLSNRMKQTIRARRKRHFNAEHQHSRKKSIDLDFHVWQRLSALSQRRGNTLSETIIQLLEDAEYREKYTHQMSSLKQDLEAILGK
- the ompA gene encoding porin OmpA, whose amino-acid sequence is MKKTAIAVAMAVAAFATAAQAAPKDNTWYTGAKLGWSQYHDVNFYGNGYNDQIGNGSAHKNQLGAGAYVGYQANPYLGFELGYDWLGRIAYKGSVNNGAFRAQGVQLTTKLSYPVLDNLDVYTRLGGMVWRADSSATYNANAVAGTGANDQRRLKNNDTGVSPLAAIGVEYALTKNLATRLDYQWVNNIGDATTVGARPDNGLLSVGVSYRFGQDEAAPVVAPVAPPVAPAPAPIVESKSFTLRSDVLFNFNKSTLKAEGKQELDNLYNQLAKIDPTQGKVVVLGYTDRIGSQNYNLPLSQKRAQSVVDYLVAKGIPADSIQAEGRGKVDPVTGSTCDSIKVRAKLIDCLAPDRRVIINIQGTTEVVTQPQAAN
- the sulA gene encoding SOS-induced cell division inhibitor SulA, which codes for MSIRTAWKYLSEKRTTAAGTTEHEHKTDKTRVGMTVKRVSFVEPPQYISHPINPIKGVVSELIYSEHHAVINHILLPLLRQSGKEERWLLWVNPNKKLSRRWLMEANLPLNKVVQLSQICPIASVSAMEKALASGNYSIVLGWLPELSEYQFNTLQIAAQKGITLGFIMRPQNLLPQFSQTKLPKTNRLQIHSNYYH